Proteins encoded together in one Caballeronia sp. NK8 window:
- a CDS encoding type II toxin-antitoxin system ChpB family toxin, whose protein sequence is MVRRAKFERGDIVRVNLNPTVGHEQQGEFRPALVLSSGVFNAMGVALVAPITQGGNFARFAGFAVPLAGDGIETQGVALVNMIRTLDLEARGARKVARASVAATEDALARLQAILD, encoded by the coding sequence ATGGTAAGGCGAGCCAAATTCGAACGCGGCGACATCGTGCGCGTGAACCTGAACCCGACCGTCGGCCATGAACAGCAAGGCGAGTTCCGGCCCGCTCTCGTGCTCTCGTCGGGCGTGTTCAACGCCATGGGCGTCGCGCTCGTCGCGCCGATCACCCAAGGCGGGAACTTCGCGCGCTTCGCCGGTTTCGCGGTCCCGCTTGCCGGCGACGGCATTGAAACACAAGGCGTCGCGCTGGTGAACATGATCCGCACGCTCGATCTCGAAGCGCGGGGCGCGCGCAAGGTTGCGCGTGCGTCGGTCGCGGCAACCGAAGACGCGCTCGCCCGGCTGCAGGCCATCCTCGACTGA
- the fdxH gene encoding formate dehydrogenase subunit beta: MALQSLDIKRVSATTTPPTQVREPATGAVAKLIDVSKCIGCKACQTACMEWNDLRDEVGHTTGVYDNPRDLTEHSWTVMRFTEYENPKGDLEWLIRKDGCMHCEDPGCLKACPSPGAIVQYTNGIVDFHEENCIGCGYCITGCPFNIPRISKEDHRAYKCTLCSDRVAVGQEPACVKTCPTGAIMFGTKVDMQAQAAERVEDLKERGFANAGLYDPAGVGGTHVMYVLHHADQPELYHGLAKDPHISPLVSIWKGVTKPLAMAGIAIAALAGFFHYTRIGPNEVSDEDELEAHREAEEVRRRREGGQEREDETR; the protein is encoded by the coding sequence ATGGCTCTGCAATCGCTCGATATCAAGCGTGTCTCGGCGACGACCACGCCGCCGACGCAGGTGCGCGAGCCGGCCACGGGCGCGGTGGCGAAGCTCATTGACGTGTCGAAGTGTATCGGCTGCAAGGCGTGTCAGACGGCCTGCATGGAATGGAACGACTTGCGCGACGAGGTCGGTCACACGACCGGCGTCTACGACAATCCGCGCGACCTCACGGAGCATTCGTGGACGGTGATGCGCTTCACCGAATACGAGAATCCGAAGGGCGACCTCGAATGGCTGATTCGCAAGGACGGCTGCATGCATTGCGAGGATCCGGGCTGTCTGAAGGCGTGTCCGTCGCCGGGTGCGATCGTGCAGTACACGAACGGCATCGTGGATTTTCACGAGGAGAACTGCATCGGCTGCGGCTATTGCATCACCGGTTGTCCGTTCAACATTCCGCGGATTTCGAAGGAAGATCATCGCGCCTATAAATGCACGCTGTGCTCGGACCGCGTCGCGGTCGGGCAGGAGCCGGCGTGCGTGAAGACCTGCCCGACCGGCGCGATCATGTTCGGCACCAAAGTGGACATGCAGGCGCAGGCCGCCGAGCGCGTCGAGGACCTGAAGGAGCGCGGCTTCGCGAATGCGGGTCTGTACGATCCGGCGGGCGTGGGCGGCACGCATGTGATGTACGTGCTGCATCATGCGGATCAGCCCGAGCTGTATCACGGACTCGCGAAAGACCCGCATATCAGCCCGCTCGTGTCGATCTGGAAGGGCGTGACCAAGCCGCTCGCGATGGCGGGCATCGCGATAGCGGCGCTCGCGGGCTTTTTCCATTACACGCGCATCGGCCCGAACGAAGTCAGCGACGAAGACGAACTGGAGGCGCATCGCGAAGCGGAAGAGGTGCGCCGTCGCCGGGAAGGCGGACAGGAGCGTGAAGATGAAACACGATAG
- the fdnG gene encoding formate dehydrogenase-N subunit alpha, translating into MLQMSRRQFLKVSASTLAGSSLAALGFSPAPALAEVRQYKLSRTTETRNTCPYCSVGCGILMYGLGDNAKNAKASIIHIEGDPDHPVNRGTLCPKGASLIDFIHSPSRLTVPEHRAPGSNEWKQISWQDALDRIAVLMKEDRDANFVEATPDGKKVNRWLTTGFLAASAGSNEVGYLTHKTVRSLGMLAFDNQARVUHGPTVAGLAPTFGRGAMTNHWVDIKNTDLILVMGGNAAEAHPCGFKWVTEAKAHRRARLMVVDPRFTRTASVADFYAPIRTGTDIAFLGGVINYLLTNDKIQHEYVKNYTDMSFIVREDYAFKDGVFSGYDAEKRKYDKSSWDYERGEDGYVKTDLTLSHPRCVYNLLKQHYAGYTPEMVTKVCGTPTDKFLKVCEMLASTAVPNRAATILYALGWTHHSVGAQMIRTGAMVQLLLGNIGIAGGGMNALRGHSNIQGLTDLGLMSNLLPGYMTLPMEGEQDYEEYIKKRAAQPLRPNQLSYWKNYRAFYVSFMKSWWGDNATADNNFGYDMLPKLDKSYDMLQVFELMAAGKMNGYICQGFNPLAAAPNKAKIGLGLSKLKWLVIMDPLATETSEFWKNHGEFNDVDASKIQTEVFRLPTTCFAEERGSLVSSSRVLQWHWQGAAAPGEAKSDLEIMSGLWLRMRKAYQEKGGKYPDPILKMTWPYADPESPTPEEIAMEFNGRALADVTDPADQTKVLAKRGEQLASFAQLRDDGSTASGCWIFCGSWTQAGNQMGRRDNSDPTGIGQTLGWAWAWPANRRVLYNRASCDVNGKPFDPSRKLVAWNGRAWTGPDVPDFKADEPPEKGMSPFIMNPEGVARFFARDGMNEGPFPTHYEPFETPLGYNPFFRDNKAATSNPAARVFPDDRAAFGTADKFPDTATTYRLTEHFHYWTKHARLNAIIQPQQFVEISEEHAKEVGVVAGDRVKVSSNRGHIVAVALVTKRIKPLTIEGKKVHTVGLPLHWGFKGLAQPGYLVNTLTPSVGDGNSQTPEFKSFLVKVEKA; encoded by the coding sequence ATGCTCCAAATGTCACGGCGACAGTTCCTCAAGGTCTCCGCGAGCACGCTCGCCGGATCGAGCCTGGCGGCATTGGGCTTCTCCCCGGCTCCCGCGCTCGCCGAAGTCCGGCAGTACAAACTGTCGCGCACCACGGAAACGCGTAACACCTGCCCGTACTGCTCGGTCGGGTGCGGCATCCTGATGTACGGCCTCGGCGACAACGCCAAGAACGCCAAGGCAAGCATCATTCATATCGAAGGCGATCCGGATCATCCGGTCAATCGCGGCACGCTCTGCCCGAAAGGCGCCTCGCTCATCGACTTCATTCATAGCCCGAGCCGTCTGACGGTTCCCGAACATCGCGCGCCCGGGTCGAACGAGTGGAAGCAGATATCGTGGCAAGACGCGCTCGACCGCATCGCCGTGCTGATGAAGGAAGACCGCGACGCGAATTTCGTCGAGGCGACGCCGGACGGCAAGAAGGTCAACCGATGGCTGACCACGGGCTTTCTCGCGGCGTCGGCGGGCAGCAACGAAGTCGGCTATCTGACGCACAAGACGGTCCGCAGTCTCGGGATGCTCGCATTCGATAATCAGGCGCGTGTCTGACATGGCCCGACGGTGGCAGGTCTTGCCCCGACGTTTGGCCGTGGAGCGATGACGAACCATTGGGTCGACATCAAGAACACGGATCTGATTCTGGTGATGGGCGGCAACGCGGCCGAGGCGCACCCGTGCGGCTTCAAGTGGGTGACGGAGGCGAAGGCGCATCGCCGCGCGCGGCTGATGGTCGTCGATCCGCGCTTCACGCGCACCGCATCGGTTGCGGATTTCTACGCGCCGATACGCACCGGCACGGACATCGCGTTTCTCGGCGGCGTGATCAACTATCTGCTCACGAACGACAAGATCCAGCATGAGTACGTGAAGAACTACACGGACATGTCGTTCATCGTGCGCGAGGACTACGCGTTCAAGGACGGCGTGTTCTCGGGCTACGACGCGGAGAAGCGCAAGTACGACAAATCGAGCTGGGACTACGAGCGCGGCGAGGACGGTTACGTGAAAACCGACCTCACGCTGAGTCATCCGCGCTGCGTCTACAACCTGCTCAAGCAGCACTACGCCGGCTACACGCCTGAAATGGTGACGAAGGTCTGCGGCACGCCGACCGACAAGTTTCTGAAAGTCTGCGAGATGCTCGCGTCGACCGCCGTGCCGAATCGCGCGGCGACGATTCTCTATGCGCTCGGCTGGACGCATCATTCGGTCGGCGCGCAGATGATCCGCACGGGCGCGATGGTGCAGCTGCTGCTCGGCAATATCGGCATTGCGGGCGGCGGCATGAATGCGCTGCGCGGGCATTCGAATATTCAAGGCCTGACCGACCTCGGCCTGATGTCGAACCTGCTGCCCGGCTACATGACTTTGCCGATGGAAGGCGAGCAGGACTACGAGGAGTACATCAAGAAGCGCGCGGCGCAACCGCTGCGGCCGAATCAACTGAGCTACTGGAAGAACTATCGCGCGTTCTACGTGAGCTTCATGAAGTCGTGGTGGGGCGACAACGCGACGGCCGACAACAACTTCGGCTACGACATGTTGCCCAAGCTCGACAAGTCCTACGACATGCTGCAGGTCTTCGAGCTGATGGCCGCGGGCAAGATGAACGGCTACATCTGCCAGGGCTTCAATCCGCTGGCGGCGGCGCCCAACAAGGCGAAGATCGGGCTCGGGCTGTCGAAGCTGAAGTGGCTCGTCATCATGGACCCGCTCGCGACCGAGACATCGGAGTTCTGGAAGAACCACGGCGAATTCAACGACGTCGATGCATCGAAGATCCAGACCGAAGTCTTCCGCCTGCCGACCACCTGTTTCGCCGAAGAACGCGGCTCGCTCGTGAGTTCGTCGCGCGTGCTGCAATGGCACTGGCAGGGCGCGGCCGCGCCGGGCGAGGCGAAGAGCGATCTCGAGATCATGTCGGGCTTGTGGCTGCGCATGCGAAAGGCTTATCAGGAAAAGGGCGGCAAGTATCCCGATCCGATCCTGAAGATGACGTGGCCCTACGCGGACCCGGAAAGCCCGACGCCCGAAGAGATCGCGATGGAGTTCAACGGCCGCGCGCTCGCCGATGTCACCGATCCCGCCGATCAGACCAAAGTGCTCGCGAAACGCGGCGAGCAACTGGCGAGCTTCGCGCAGTTGCGCGACGACGGCTCGACCGCGAGCGGCTGCTGGATTTTCTGCGGCTCGTGGACGCAGGCGGGCAACCAGATGGGCCGGCGCGACAACTCGGACCCGACCGGCATCGGCCAGACGCTCGGCTGGGCGTGGGCGTGGCCGGCGAACCGGCGCGTGCTGTACAACCGCGCATCGTGCGATGTGAACGGCAAGCCGTTCGATCCGTCGAGAAAGCTGGTCGCGTGGAACGGGCGCGCCTGGACGGGTCCGGACGTCCCCGACTTCAAGGCCGACGAGCCGCCGGAAAAAGGCATGAGCCCGTTCATCATGAACCCGGAGGGCGTCGCGCGTTTCTTCGCGCGCGACGGCATGAACGAAGGGCCGTTCCCCACGCACTATGAACCGTTCGAAACGCCGCTCGGCTACAACCCGTTCTTCCGGGACAACAAGGCCGCGACGAGCAATCCCGCCGCGCGCGTGTTCCCGGACGATCGCGCCGCGTTCGGCACCGCCGACAAGTTCCCCGACACGGCGACCACCTATCGCCTCACCGAGCACTTCCACTACTGGACCAAGCACGCGCGCCTGAACGCGATCATCCAGCCGCAGCAGTTCGTGGAGATCAGCGAGGAGCATGCGAAGGAAGTGGGCGTCGTCGCGGGCGATCGCGTGAAGGTGTCGAGCAATCGCGGGCATATCGTCGCGGTGGCGCTCGTCACCAAGCGCATCAAGCCGCTGACCATCGAGGGCAAGAAGGTGCACACCGTCGGCCTGCCGCTGCACTGGGGCTTCAAGGGCCTCGCGCAGCCGGGCTATCTCGTCAACACACTCACGCCTTCCGTGGGCGACGGCAACTCGCAGACACCCGAGTTCAAGTCGTTCCTCGTGAAGGTCGAGAAGGCCTAA
- a CDS encoding formate dehydrogenase subunit gamma: MKHDSELRDVKGHRLIVRYTPNERTNHWITAITFVLLALSGLAMFHPSMSWLYAIFGGGQWTRILHPFVGCVMFLSFLILALRFWHHNYLDRNDVQWMKQMNDVLTNREDRLPEIGKYNAGQKLLFFVMVASLVLLLISGIVIWRAYFAFYFPVTVIRIASVVHAATAFVLIVSIIVHIYAALWVKGSIGAMTRGTVTYGWARKHHPRWFRETIGK, encoded by the coding sequence ATGAAACACGATAGCGAACTGCGTGACGTGAAGGGCCACCGTCTGATCGTGCGCTACACGCCGAACGAGCGGACCAATCACTGGATCACGGCGATTACCTTCGTGCTGCTCGCGTTGTCCGGGCTCGCGATGTTCCATCCGTCGATGTCATGGCTTTATGCGATCTTCGGCGGCGGGCAGTGGACGCGCATTCTTCATCCGTTCGTCGGATGCGTGATGTTCCTTTCGTTCCTGATCCTCGCGCTGCGTTTCTGGCATCACAACTATCTGGACCGTAACGATGTCCAGTGGATGAAGCAGATGAACGACGTGCTCACCAATCGCGAAGACCGCCTGCCGGAAATCGGCAAGTACAACGCGGGGCAGAAGCTGCTGTTCTTCGTGATGGTGGCGAGTCTCGTCTTGCTGCTCATCAGCGGGATCGTGATCTGGCGTGCCTACTTCGCGTTCTATTTCCCGGTCACGGTCATTCGCATCGCGTCGGTCGTGCATGCGGCGACGGCGTTCGTGCTGATCGTGTCGATCATCGTGCATATCTACGCCGCGCTCTGGGTCAAGGGTTCGATCGGCGCGATGACGCGCGGCACGGTCACGTATGGATGGGCGAGGAAGCATCATCCAAGGTGGTTCAGGGAAACGATCGGGAAGTAG
- a CDS encoding AbrB/MazE/SpoVT family DNA-binding domain-containing protein — translation MKLSIQKWGNSAAVRLPAALLDQAKLELGDQLSVEVRPDGIMLTPARPSYALADLVAQCDFTAPMPEDLVAWNNLKPVGGEAW, via the coding sequence ATGAAACTCTCGATACAAAAGTGGGGCAACAGTGCCGCCGTGCGCTTGCCCGCCGCATTGCTGGATCAGGCGAAACTGGAACTCGGCGACCAGTTGAGCGTCGAGGTTCGTCCGGACGGCATCATGCTCACCCCGGCGCGACCCAGCTATGCCCTCGCCGATCTGGTCGCTCAATGCGACTTCACCGCGCCGATGCCCGAAGACCTGGTCGCCTGGAACAACCTCAAGCCGGTGGGAGGTGAAGCATGGTAA